Proteins co-encoded in one bacterium genomic window:
- a CDS encoding RNA methyltransferase has translation MDSDPLHAMWKDRADAPAGPRTPVAVLLDNLRSAFNVGDIFRSADALRLEQLYLVGISAFPPNGKLEKTALGTTATVPWCHDLRLFDAVARARAAGFALVAVERTPSSRSLYEWDGPLRSCFVFGHEVLGVDRELLRQADAVLHLPMLGVKNSLNVASSAAAVLYQHCARHGLLPAGAPPLADCYLPDRRAGGPPAQGESLK, from the coding sequence GTGGACTCGGATCCCCTGCATGCGATGTGGAAGGACCGCGCGGACGCGCCCGCCGGTCCCCGCACGCCGGTGGCCGTGCTGCTGGACAACCTGCGCAGCGCCTTCAACGTCGGCGACATCTTCCGCAGCGCCGACGCCCTGCGCCTCGAGCAGCTCTACCTCGTCGGCATCAGCGCCTTTCCCCCGAACGGCAAGCTGGAGAAGACAGCGCTCGGCACGACGGCGACGGTGCCCTGGTGCCACGACCTGCGTCTGTTCGACGCCGTCGCCCGGGCGCGCGCGGCTGGCTTCGCCCTCGTCGCCGTCGAGCGCACGCCGAGCAGCCGCTCGCTCTACGAGTGGGACGGACCCCTGCGCAGCTGCTTCGTCTTCGGCCACGAGGTGCTGGGTGTCGATCGCGAACTGCTGCGGCAGGCGGACGCCGTGCTGCATCTGCCGATGCTGGGGGTGAAGAACAGCCTCAACGTGGCTTCGAGCGCGGCCGCCGTGCTCTACCAGCACTGCGCCCGCCACGGGCTGCTGCCCGCCGGCGCCCCGCCGCTCGCGGACTGCTACCTGCCGGACCGCCGCGCGGGCGGTCCGCCGGCTCAGGGCGAGTCGCTGAAGTAG